The following proteins are encoded in a genomic region of Streptomyces lunaelactis:
- a CDS encoding NADPH-dependent FMN reductase has protein sequence MRERDRSDTAPLRAAVIIGSTREGRAGEKVGRWFMERAAARDDLELAVVDLVDFDFPARYPDRATEQMREFSTEVGRADAFVVAVEQLRSVFTELHTVTLRNGVSINLLDEALDDRDRAAGLMLDQLGWWGLALREARAARPYVS, from the coding sequence GTGCGGGAGCGGGACCGGAGCGACACAGCGCCGCTGCGTGCCGCGGTCATCATCGGCAGTACGCGCGAGGGGCGCGCCGGCGAGAAGGTCGGACGCTGGTTCATGGAGCGGGCGGCCGCACGGGACGATCTGGAGCTGGCGGTCGTCGACCTCGTCGACTTCGACTTCCCCGCCCGCTATCCCGACCGGGCCACCGAGCAGATGCGGGAGTTCAGCACGGAGGTCGGCCGTGCCGACGCCTTCGTGGTCGCCGTCGAGCAGCTGCGCTCGGTCTTCACCGAGCTGCACACCGTGACCCTGCGCAACGGCGTGAGCATCAACCTCCTCGACGAGGCGCTGGACGACCGGGACCGGGCGGCGGGCCTGATGCTCGACCAGCTCGGCTGGTGGGGCCTGGCTCTGCGGGAGGCCCGTGCCGCGCGCCCCTATGTCTCCTGA
- a CDS encoding MarR family winged helix-turn-helix transcriptional regulator: MNAQHPSDPHWLNERELAAWKAFSAVMIKLPAALDAQLQREAGLNQFEYLVLAGLSESPGRRLRMSTLAVLANGSLSRLSHVVKRLEARGYLRREPCSDDGRYTNAVLTDDGWTKIVATAPGHVTAVRSLVVDALEPEQFDQLLEISLRVLHAMDPDVGCPGSG, from the coding sequence ATGAACGCCCAGCATCCGTCGGACCCCCACTGGCTGAACGAGCGGGAGCTCGCCGCCTGGAAGGCCTTCAGCGCGGTCATGATCAAGCTGCCGGCGGCGCTGGACGCGCAGCTCCAGCGGGAGGCGGGCCTGAACCAGTTCGAGTACCTGGTCCTCGCCGGACTCTCCGAGTCCCCCGGCAGAAGGCTCCGGATGAGCACGCTCGCGGTTCTCGCCAACGGCTCGCTCTCCCGCCTCTCTCATGTGGTCAAACGCCTTGAGGCTCGCGGCTATCTGCGCCGCGAGCCCTGCTCCGACGACGGCCGGTACACCAACGCCGTGCTCACCGACGACGGCTGGACGAAGATCGTCGCGACCGCGCCCGGGCATGTGACGGCGGTGCGCTCGCTCGTGGTCGACGCGCTGGAGCCGGAACAGTTCGACCAGCTCCTCGAGATCAGCCTGCGCGTCCTGCACGCGATGGACCCGGACGTCGGCTGCCCGGGCAGCGGCTGA
- a CDS encoding FUSC family protein produces the protein MGDDKGGAGTRAGRLTPPDWLLAGLRPQTAPVPWAAVARAGVALSAPLAVGLAVGEPAYGALVSMGALSGVIGDTADAYRMRIFNIAIPQLFGAVGVTLGTLVYGEGWPAVAALTFVALVSGMISSIGAVASVSGLLLLLNAVVGAGLPMPGPWWKAPLLLTLGGLFVLVLSLLAWPLRGRVPERAAVAAAYRDVADLLDAAGTSAYEEKRQAVTQSLNTSYDLILALRARDHGRRSPLVRLLAQLNVLIPLVEGAAAAHLHGRASRQPEIAAAVRDLADAVAEGRGAAPELVLPEPQGPADRAVEAALRHAATVVHKADPDPYNVDDRLGRPAALRIRARRATRSVLLSEPSWRYGLRLALCIGLAQALVSLVVVPRSYWVALTVTFVMKPDFGSVFSRAVLRALGTAVGLVVAAAVLSQVPRGWWDVPVMALLAALIPAFSAKGYAFQTAAITPVILLLSDVLNHQGFDLVLPRLVDSLLGCGIALVAGYLLWPESWHTRIGDRLATAVEDTARYVACAFGSAGDGGDQDQGERVRSRRRLYRDLSSVRSEFQRALTEPPPVGTRAAAWWPLVVAVERIVDATTAARVRVSYGAQPPARAEVADVEQQLRELAEGLRSSEVLVEVRADLQGDEEGVLEPLRQEVKAARAIASPGQPG, from the coding sequence ATGGGCGACGACAAGGGCGGGGCGGGGACGCGAGCGGGACGGCTGACACCGCCCGACTGGCTGCTGGCAGGACTGCGGCCGCAGACCGCACCCGTGCCCTGGGCCGCCGTCGCCCGCGCGGGCGTCGCGCTCTCCGCGCCGCTGGCTGTCGGGCTCGCCGTCGGGGAGCCCGCGTACGGCGCGCTGGTGTCGATGGGTGCGCTGTCGGGCGTCATCGGAGACACCGCCGACGCGTACCGGATGCGGATCTTCAATATCGCGATCCCGCAGCTCTTCGGCGCGGTCGGCGTCACGCTCGGCACGCTGGTGTACGGGGAGGGCTGGCCCGCGGTCGCCGCGCTGACCTTTGTCGCACTGGTCTCCGGGATGATCTCGTCGATCGGCGCGGTGGCGTCCGTGTCCGGGCTGCTGCTTCTGCTCAACGCGGTGGTGGGCGCGGGGCTGCCGATGCCGGGGCCGTGGTGGAAGGCGCCGCTGCTGCTCACGCTGGGCGGGCTGTTCGTCCTCGTACTGTCGCTGCTGGCCTGGCCGTTGCGCGGCCGGGTGCCGGAACGTGCCGCCGTCGCGGCCGCCTACCGCGATGTCGCCGATCTGCTGGATGCGGCGGGCACGTCGGCGTACGAGGAGAAACGCCAGGCCGTCACCCAGTCCCTGAACACCTCCTACGACCTGATCCTCGCCCTGCGGGCCCGCGACCACGGGCGGCGCAGCCCGCTGGTGCGCCTCCTCGCCCAGCTGAATGTGCTCATCCCGCTGGTCGAGGGCGCGGCGGCGGCCCATCTGCACGGGCGGGCCTCCCGGCAGCCCGAAATCGCGGCGGCCGTACGGGACTTGGCGGACGCGGTCGCCGAGGGCCGGGGTGCGGCGCCGGAGCTGGTGCTGCCCGAGCCGCAGGGGCCGGCCGACCGTGCGGTCGAGGCGGCGCTGCGGCATGCGGCCACGGTTGTGCACAAGGCCGACCCCGATCCGTACAACGTCGACGACCGGCTCGGCCGGCCCGCCGCGCTGCGCATCCGGGCGCGGCGGGCGACGCGCAGCGTGCTGCTCTCCGAGCCGTCCTGGCGGTACGGGCTGCGCCTCGCGCTCTGCATCGGGCTCGCGCAGGCGCTCGTATCGCTGGTGGTGGTGCCCCGCTCGTACTGGGTCGCGCTCACCGTCACCTTCGTCATGAAGCCGGACTTCGGCTCGGTGTTCTCGCGGGCCGTGCTGCGCGCGCTCGGTACGGCGGTGGGCCTGGTCGTCGCGGCGGCGGTGCTGTCGCAGGTGCCGCGCGGCTGGTGGGACGTACCGGTGATGGCGCTGCTCGCGGCGCTCATCCCGGCGTTCTCGGCGAAGGGGTACGCCTTCCAGACCGCGGCGATCACGCCCGTGATCCTGCTGCTCTCCGACGTGCTGAACCACCAGGGTTTCGACCTGGTCCTGCCGCGTCTGGTGGACAGCCTCCTCGGCTGCGGGATCGCGCTGGTGGCGGGCTATCTGCTCTGGCCGGAGAGCTGGCACACCCGGATCGGCGACCGGCTGGCGACGGCGGTGGAGGACACGGCGCGGTATGTGGCGTGCGCGTTCGGGTCGGCTGGGGACGGCGGGGACCAGGACCAGGGGGAGCGGGTGCGCAGCCGGCGCCGGCTCTACCGGGACCTGTCGTCCGTACGGTCGGAGTTCCAGCGGGCACTGACGGAGCCGCCGCCGGTGGGGACGCGGGCGGCGGCGTGGTGGCCGCTGGTCGTGGCGGTCGAACGGATCGTGGACGCGACGACGGCGGCGCGGGTGCGGGTGAGTTACGGGGCGCAGCCGCCGGCGCGGGCGGAGGTGGCGGACGTGGAGCAGCAGCTGCGCGAACTGGCGGAAGGGCTGAGGTCGAGCGAGGTGCTGGTGGAGGTACGGGCGGATCTGCAGGGCGATGAGGAGGGGGTCCTGGAGCCCCTGCGCCAGGAGGTCAAGGCAGCAAGGGCGATCGCTTCACCGGGGCAACCGGGCTGA
- a CDS encoding DoxX family protein, with amino-acid sequence MNITLWILASLLAAVFLASGSAKLLQPKAKVIETAGGWAESFSPGAIKTIGLLEVLGAVGLILPAAVDIAPDLVPVAATGLAAVMVGAAVTHGRRGETKNVAVNVVLLALAVVVAWGRFGPYAF; translated from the coding sequence ATGAACATCACCCTGTGGATCCTCGCGAGCCTGCTCGCCGCGGTCTTCCTCGCCTCCGGCTCCGCCAAGCTGCTCCAGCCCAAGGCGAAGGTCATCGAGACCGCCGGTGGCTGGGCCGAGAGCTTCTCGCCCGGAGCGATCAAGACGATCGGCCTGCTGGAGGTGCTGGGCGCGGTGGGCCTGATCCTGCCCGCCGCCGTGGACATCGCGCCGGACCTCGTACCGGTCGCCGCCACCGGCCTCGCCGCCGTGATGGTCGGCGCCGCCGTCACCCACGGCCGGCGCGGCGAGACCAAGAACGTGGCGGTCAACGTCGTACTCCTCGCCCTCGCCGTGGTCGTGGCATGGGGCCGCTTCGGCCCGTACGCGTTCTGA